In the genome of Cryptomeria japonica chromosome 8, Sugi_1.0, whole genome shotgun sequence, one region contains:
- the LOC131033222 gene encoding LRR receptor-like serine/threonine-protein kinase FLS2: MLAKEMEVCCILVKLLLLELLLISGTVIANAHQRRNWYSNHFYGGDTVLYGPDKHTRFSALEEHILMEENSTWAGHDKKDFEALLSFKDCITADPMQSLSSWTFSNSENVCSWNGVWCRKHTHRVVALILPHLELEGTISSSIESLSLLHTLNLAQNSFTGWIPPQLGQLKALRILDLSQNLLNGSISKYLGDCTHLEWVDLSHNHLSGMIPVSLSNCTRLRLISLQENGLMGTIPTGFGRLKRLEVLDLSYNPWKSEIPADLGNCSSLKELFLGNELTGYIPPELGNLKELQKLRLQGPGNLTGSIPATIGNCSNLIYLDLGINKIKGPLPMSIYKLPLSTISLFGNGMEGRLPEAIFNMTTLTFLNLGVNSYKETIPESVGMLTNLVILNLGTNRLTGSIPQGIGNLTLLQELYLDTNNLTGTLTNATGKLQSLKKLVLRSNSLDGSIPFGIGELKNLVYLDFHSNSFSGLIPDSIGGLVSLQTLDVSYNQLTGQIPQSIGNCSNLVYLDLGINKIKGPLPMGISKLPLSTLSLMGNGMEGRLPEAIFNMTTLTFLNLGVNSYKETIPESVGMLTNLVILNLGTNRLTGSIPQGIGNLTLLQELYLDTNNLTGTLTNATGKLQSLEKLVLRSNSLDGSIPFGIGELKNLVYLDFHSNSFSGLIPDSIGSLVSLQTLDVSNNFLTGKIPATLANCTALNRQKLSNNSFSGDLDLNFSYFIEVFSVHSNKFSGTLPASLANCTHLQLLDFSRNRLTGEFPPGHLANCQELRVLSLGSNELEGRIPLWITNLTSLQVLSLSNNKFIGRIPSRLKDLEGFRNTETSRVTGSTLYEEIPIVEKGKEYTITYVLAANIILDLSYNNLIGQIPESIGHLSSMRLLNLSGNHLEGRIVNYG, encoded by the coding sequence ATGCTAGCAAAGGAAATGGAAGTTTGTTGTATTCTCGTAAAACTGTTGTTATTGGAATTGTTATTAATCTCTGGCACTGTGATAGCCAATGCCCATCAGAGAAGGAACTGGTATTCAAATCATTTTTATGGCGGGGACACTGTTTTGTATGGCCCTGATAAACATACAAGGTTTTCTGCTCTGGAAGAACACATTCTGATGGAGGAAAATTCTACCTGGGCAGGCCATGATAAAAAGGATTTTGAAGCTCTGCTGTCCTTCAAAGATTGTATTACAGCGGACCCCATGCAATCACTCTCCAGCTGGACTTTTAGCAATTCAGAAAATGTATGCTCGTGGAATGGTGTTTGGTGCAGAAAGCATACCCACAGAGTTGTGGCCCTGATTCTCCCTCACTTGGAGTTGGAAGgtactatttcttcttccatagaaagcCTCTCCTTGTTACACACTTTGAATCTCGCTCAAAATTCTTTCACCGGATGGATTCCACCTCAACTTGGCCAACTGAAAGCATTGAGGATACTTGATCTCAGCCAAAATCTACTGAATGGTTCCATTTCCAAATATCTTGGCGATTGCACGCACCTTGAGTGGGTAGATTTGTCCCACAATCACCTCAGTGGAATGATTCCAGTTTCTTTGAGCAACTGCACACGACTTCGACTTATTTCCTTGCAAGAAAATGGTTTGATGGGGACGATACCAACAGGATTTGGTCGTCTGAAAAGGTTAGAGGTGCTTGACCTCAGCTATAATCCATGGAAGAGCGAAATACCTGCAGATTTGGGTAATTGTTCTTCACTCAAGGAATTGTTTTTGGGTAACGAGCTGACTGGTTATATACCACCTGAACTGGGAAATTTGAAAGAGCTTCAGAAATTGAGGCTGCAAGGTCCAGGTAATCTTACTGGCTCTATTCCTGCAACAATAGGCAACTGTAGCAATCTTATTTATCTAGATCTGGGGATCAATAAGATCAAGGGACCGCTTCCAATGAGTATCTACAAACTTCCCCTGTCGACTATTTCTTTGTTTGGTAATGGTATGGAAGGGAGACTACCAGAAGCCATCTTCAATATGACCACACTGACGTTCTTAAATCTTGGTGTCAACAGTTATAAAGAAACCATTCCAGAGAGCGTTGGAATGTTAACAAACTTGGTCATTTTGAATTTAGGCACAAATAGATTAACTGGGAGCATACCTCAAGGAATAGGCAATTTGACCCTACTTCAAGAGCTTTACCTCGACACTAACAATCTGACAGGAACACTTACAAACGCCACAGGAAAGCTCCAATCTTTGAAAAAGCTCGTTCTTCGCTCAAACTCATTAGATGGATCTATACCATTTGGTATTGGTGAGCTCAAGAATCTTGTTTATCTAGATTTCCACAGCAACAGTTTTTCTGGGCTTATTCCTGACAGCATTGGCGGTCTGGTTTCACTTCAGACATTGGATGTATCTTATAATCAGCTTACAGGACAAATTCCACAATCCATAGGCAACTGCAGCAATCTTGTTTATCTAGATTTGGGGATCAATAAGATCAAGGGACCGCTTCCAATGGGTATATCCAAGCTTCCCCTGTCGACTCTTTCTTTGATGGGTAATGGTATGGAAGGGAGACTACCAGAAGCCATCTTCAATATGACCACACTGACGTTCTTAAATCTTGGTGTCAACAGTTATAAAGAAACCATTCCAGAGAGCGTTGGAATGTTAACAAACTTGGTCATTTTGAATTTAGGCACAAATAGATTAACTGGGAGCATACCTCAAGGAATAGGCAATTTGACCCTACTTCAAGAGCTTTACCTCGACACTAACAATCTGACAGGAACACTTACAAACGCCACAGGAAAGCTCCAATCTTTGGAAAAGCTCGTTCTGCGCTCAAACTCATTAGATGGATCTATACCATTTGGTATTGGTGAGCTCAAGAATCTTGTTTATCTAGATTTCCACAGCAACAGTTTTTCTGGGCTTATTCCTGACAGCATTGGCAGTCTGGTTTCACTTCAGACATTGGATGTATCTAATAACTTCTTGACCGGAAAAATTCCTGCAACATTGGCTAATTGTACAGCCTTGAATAGGCAAAAGCTGTCCAACAACTCCTTCTCTGGGGACCTAGATCTTAATTTTTCTTATTTCATTGAAGTTTTTTCAGTTCATAGTAATAAGTTTTCAGGGACTCTACCTGCTTCCTTGGCCAATTGTACACATCTTCAGCTTCTGGATTTCAGCAGGAATAGACTTACAGGTGAGTTTCCTCCAGGCCATCTTGCAAATTGTCAAGAGTTGAGAGTTTTAAGCCTTGGCTCTAATGAACTTGAGGGCAGAATACCTCTGTGGATCACAAACCTCACCAGTTTGCAGGTGTTAAGCTTGTCCAATAATAAATTCATCGGAAGAATTCCCTCTCGTCTGAAGGATCTTGAGGGATTCCGAAACACAGAAACTTCTCGAGTGACAGGTAGCACACTATATGAAGAGATACCCATAGTGGAGAAAGGAAAGGAGTATACAATTACTTATGTTCTAGCAGCAAACATTATACTGGACCTGTCATACAATAATCTTATTGGGCAAATACCAGAAAGCATTGGACATCTATCTAGTATGAGGCTGTTAAATCTGTCTGGAAATCATCTGGAAGGTAGAattgttaattatgggtag